The following proteins are co-located in the Alkalidesulfovibrio alkalitolerans DSM 16529 genome:
- a CDS encoding branched-chain amino acid transaminase, whose amino-acid sequence MVQKTDKIWFDGKLVPWDEANVHVLTHTLHYGVGVFEGIRSYKTVDGKSAVFRLPEHVERLFDSAAIMEMKVPYSEDIVNKAIIETLTVNGLSEGYIRPLIFIGDGAMGVHPGKNPIRVAIATWAWGAYLGEEALRKGIRIKTSTFTRHHVNVMMTKAKVCGNYVNSVLAKVEALADGYDEALMLDTAGYVSEGSGENVFIVRKGIIKTPPLTSILAGITRETVIELARSLGYQVVEERFTRDEMYSADEAFFTGTAAELTPIREVDRRRIGKGEAGPVALNLQKEYFKVVTGANPDYAKYLTYYTV is encoded by the coding sequence ATGGTGCAAAAGACGGACAAGATCTGGTTCGACGGCAAACTCGTGCCCTGGGACGAGGCCAACGTTCACGTGCTCACCCACACGCTGCATTACGGCGTGGGCGTCTTCGAGGGCATTCGCTCCTACAAGACCGTTGACGGCAAAAGCGCCGTCTTCCGTCTTCCCGAACACGTGGAGCGGCTCTTCGACTCCGCCGCGATCATGGAGATGAAAGTCCCCTACAGCGAGGACATCGTCAACAAGGCCATCATCGAGACCTTGACAGTGAACGGCCTGTCCGAGGGCTACATCCGGCCCCTGATCTTCATCGGCGACGGAGCCATGGGCGTGCACCCGGGCAAGAACCCCATCCGCGTGGCCATCGCCACCTGGGCCTGGGGCGCGTACCTCGGCGAGGAGGCCCTGCGCAAGGGCATCCGCATCAAGACCTCCACCTTCACCCGCCACCACGTCAACGTGATGATGACCAAGGCCAAGGTCTGCGGCAACTACGTCAACTCCGTGCTGGCCAAGGTCGAGGCCCTGGCCGACGGCTACGACGAGGCGCTGATGCTCGACACGGCGGGCTACGTCTCCGAAGGCTCGGGCGAGAACGTCTTCATCGTGCGCAAGGGCATCATCAAGACCCCGCCCCTGACCTCGATCCTCGCGGGCATCACCCGCGAGACAGTCATCGAGCTCGCCCGGTCCCTGGGCTACCAGGTGGTGGAAGAGCGCTTCACCCGCGACGAGATGTACAGCGCGGACGAGGCATTCTTCACCGGCACCGCCGCCGAGCTCACGCCCATCCGCGAGGTGGACCGCCGCCGCATCGGCAAGGGCGAGGCCGGACCGGTGGCGCTCAATCTGCAGAAGGAGTACTTCAAGGTCGTGACCGGGGCCAACCCGGATTACGCCAAGTACCTGACCTACTACACAGTCTAG
- a CDS encoding universal stress protein, which produces MPAKIDFTRILLPVDGSDYSMQAALAAVEMARLAKGSIVLLHCHRPVPTALGEPNFQDLTERYAREAAEMLAPFRELLVRANVPYTDKIVGGPTAEVIVEVAELEKCGVIVMGTKGKSGLESLVLGSVTHKVLHTSPCPVLVIR; this is translated from the coding sequence ATGCCAGCGAAAATAGACTTCACCCGCATCCTTTTGCCCGTGGACGGTTCGGATTACTCCATGCAGGCCGCCCTGGCCGCCGTGGAAATGGCCAGGCTCGCCAAGGGAAGCATCGTGCTGCTGCACTGCCATCGCCCCGTGCCCACGGCGCTGGGCGAACCCAATTTCCAGGATCTGACCGAGCGCTACGCCCGCGAGGCGGCCGAAATGCTGGCCCCGTTCCGCGAACTGCTCGTGCGCGCGAACGTGCCCTACACGGACAAGATCGTGGGCGGGCCGACCGCCGAAGTGATCGTCGAGGTGGCCGAGCTTGAGAAGTGCGGGGTGATCGTCATGGGCACCAAGGGCAAGTCGGGCCTGGAAAGTCTGGTCCTGGGCAGCGTGACGCACAAGGTGCTGCACACCTCGCCCTGCCCGGTTCTCGTCATCAGGTAG
- a CDS encoding lytic murein transglycosylase, protein MFLFVWLLGALILAAPVLASPAGQTTPEKKESATPPFDAPAAPAPHWKPLIERLAGDGFSRENLTRLFARPDAVYDAAVMGRKMRSLYEIKYRDWMYARVQKRLDALGWKPGPVDGKPGDMTMASVRAFQAHHGLQVSGWPSWALLDVLERTKDKAPANFTVPPPPKTTAATPHLVYRSALTPERVDEAVRFYKARKDMFREVEKRYGVPPEVALGILNVETVFGAVLGRHSAFLALASMAATREWDDLAPSFEGRAVLPDQMPWLIKRTGEKADWAYAELTALLDVAEACGRDPLDIPGSVYGAIGICQFMPTNVQAYGIDADGDGVIDLFVEEDAVHSLANFLKAHGFRPGGQNSARQRRAIYRYNQSQAYVNTVWAMADKVRPLLGR, encoded by the coding sequence TTGTTTCTGTTCGTCTGGCTGCTTGGGGCGCTGATTTTGGCCGCTCCGGTTCTGGCCTCGCCTGCCGGACAGACGACTCCCGAAAAGAAAGAGTCGGCGACTCCGCCTTTCGATGCACCCGCGGCTCCAGCGCCCCACTGGAAGCCGCTCATCGAGCGTCTAGCCGGGGACGGCTTCTCGCGCGAGAACCTGACGCGGCTTTTCGCAAGGCCCGATGCGGTTTACGACGCCGCGGTCATGGGCCGCAAGATGCGCTCGCTCTACGAGATCAAGTACCGCGACTGGATGTACGCCAGGGTCCAAAAGCGCCTCGATGCGCTGGGCTGGAAGCCCGGGCCCGTGGACGGCAAGCCGGGCGACATGACCATGGCCTCCGTGCGCGCGTTCCAGGCCCATCACGGATTGCAGGTTTCGGGCTGGCCGTCATGGGCGCTGCTCGACGTCCTGGAGCGCACAAAGGATAAGGCTCCCGCGAATTTCACCGTGCCGCCGCCGCCCAAGACGACTGCGGCCACGCCCCACCTCGTCTATCGAAGCGCGCTCACCCCCGAGCGCGTGGACGAGGCGGTGCGTTTCTACAAGGCCAGGAAGGACATGTTCCGCGAGGTCGAGAAGCGCTACGGTGTGCCTCCGGAAGTGGCGCTGGGCATCCTGAACGTGGAGACCGTGTTCGGGGCCGTCTTGGGCAGGCACAGCGCCTTCCTGGCCCTGGCCAGCATGGCCGCCACGCGCGAATGGGACGATCTCGCTCCTTCCTTCGAGGGGCGCGCGGTGCTGCCCGACCAGATGCCCTGGCTCATCAAACGCACCGGCGAGAAGGCCGACTGGGCCTATGCCGAGTTGACCGCGCTGCTCGACGTGGCCGAGGCCTGCGGCCGCGATCCGCTGGACATCCCCGGCTCGGTCTACGGGGCCATCGGCATCTGCCAGTTCATGCCCACGAACGTGCAGGCCTACGGCATCGACGCCGACGGCGACGGCGTGATCGACCTCTTCGTGGAGGAGGACGCGGTGCACAGCCTGGCCAATTTCCTGAAGGCCCACGGTTTCCGGCCGGGCGGCCAGAACTCTGCGCGACAGCGCCGGGCCATCTATCGCTACAATCAGTCTCAGGCCTACGTGAACACTGTCTGGGCTATGGCTGACAAGGTCCGCCCCCTTTTGGGCCGCTGA
- a CDS encoding YkgJ family cysteine cluster protein, producing the protein MIFDAKGPQAQTTTTTDSARLSAVSGPSLSLLEKYLLKRGFFVRDVCDPRDNVVWTVCSREGLPGEVRYPNPHYHHLSRDRAADLQAALASASVLLGVPDEALAAQVAQIAVMPPAGFACRLCGVCCESMSDAFRGRVSYEEVAAWRELGLYRILRLVGVEERGGYTLYTAWKNPKNGKHFKRCPWLRSLPGGQGRGCAIYEHRPFKCRSFPYSRDHAERSHCRAFEYLPCDLEGAFMPVDRDNGRTQRRDDCGEAVE; encoded by the coding sequence ATGATTTTCGATGCAAAGGGGCCGCAGGCCCAGACCACCACTACCACTGATTCGGCTCGGCTTTCCGCCGTAAGCGGACCGAGCCTGTCGCTTCTGGAGAAGTACCTGCTCAAACGCGGTTTTTTTGTGCGCGACGTCTGCGATCCCCGTGACAACGTGGTCTGGACAGTGTGCAGCCGCGAGGGCCTGCCGGGCGAGGTGCGCTATCCCAATCCACACTACCACCATCTCTCGCGCGACCGTGCGGCCGACCTTCAGGCCGCGCTCGCCTCGGCCTCCGTGCTGCTCGGTGTTCCGGACGAGGCGCTGGCCGCGCAGGTGGCGCAGATCGCGGTCATGCCGCCTGCCGGTTTCGCCTGCCGACTGTGCGGCGTGTGTTGCGAGTCCATGTCTGACGCCTTCAGGGGACGGGTGAGCTACGAGGAGGTCGCGGCTTGGCGCGAACTGGGCCTTTATCGCATCCTGCGCCTGGTGGGCGTGGAGGAGCGCGGCGGCTATACCCTCTACACGGCCTGGAAGAATCCGAAGAACGGCAAGCACTTCAAACGCTGCCCATGGCTGCGCAGCCTGCCGGGCGGGCAGGGACGCGGCTGCGCCATCTACGAGCACCGGCCGTTCAAATGCCGTTCATTTCCGTATTCTCGCGATCACGCCGAGCGGTCTCACTGCCGCGCTTTTGAATACCTTCCCTGCGATCTGGAAGGGGCTTTTATGCCGGTGGATAGAGACAATGGCCGCACACAGCGCCGCGACGACTGCGGCGAGGCTGTGGAGTGA
- a CDS encoding TrpB-like pyridoxal phosphate-dependent enzyme, with translation MSDETKIILPESELPTAWYNVLPDLPTPLPPPLDPQTHKPVSPDMLSAIFPPALIEQEMSQERWIPIPEEVREIYKLWRPSPLVRAHRLEKALGTRARIYYKNESVSPAGSHKPNTSVPQAYYNMKAGTRRLATETGAGQWGTALSFACQMFGMACTVYMVRVSYDAKPYRGILIRTYGAEVFPSPSDKTQAGRAALVENPDNPGSLGLAISEAVEDAATHADTNYALGSVLNHVILHQTVTGLETKKQLAMVGETPDVLIGCVGGGSNFGGLVCPFVPDKLAGSKVRFVAAEPQACPTLTRGEYRYDYGDVAGLTPLLKMHTLGHGFYPPAIHAGGLRYHGDAPIVCSLAKDGLVEAKAYYQKEVFEAGRIFLQSEGFLPAPETTHAIAAAIEEARDAPEGKVIVLLYSGHGMLDLAAYDAYLRGDLENYAYPDAAIKKALESCPKVDGF, from the coding sequence ATGTCAGACGAGACCAAGATCATCCTGCCCGAGAGCGAACTGCCCACGGCTTGGTACAACGTCTTGCCCGATCTGCCCACGCCCCTGCCGCCGCCCCTGGACCCGCAGACCCACAAGCCGGTGAGCCCGGACATGCTTTCCGCCATCTTCCCGCCCGCGCTCATCGAGCAGGAGATGTCCCAGGAGCGCTGGATTCCCATTCCCGAGGAAGTGCGCGAGATATACAAGCTCTGGCGGCCCTCGCCGCTGGTGCGCGCCCATCGCCTGGAGAAGGCGCTGGGCACCAGGGCCCGCATCTACTACAAGAACGAGTCGGTCTCGCCCGCTGGCTCGCACAAGCCCAACACCTCCGTGCCCCAGGCCTATTACAACATGAAGGCCGGAACGAGGCGCCTAGCCACCGAGACCGGGGCCGGGCAGTGGGGCACGGCCCTGTCCTTCGCCTGCCAGATGTTCGGCATGGCCTGCACCGTGTACATGGTCCGGGTGAGCTACGACGCCAAGCCCTATCGCGGCATCCTCATCCGCACCTACGGGGCCGAGGTCTTCCCCTCGCCTTCCGACAAGACCCAGGCGGGCCGCGCGGCCCTGGTCGAGAATCCGGACAATCCCGGCTCGCTCGGCCTCGCCATCTCCGAGGCCGTGGAGGACGCGGCCACGCACGCCGACACCAACTATGCGCTGGGCAGCGTGCTCAACCACGTGATCTTGCACCAGACCGTCACCGGCCTGGAGACGAAGAAACAGCTCGCCATGGTCGGCGAGACGCCGGACGTGCTCATCGGCTGCGTCGGCGGCGGCAGCAACTTCGGCGGCCTGGTCTGCCCGTTCGTGCCCGACAAGCTGGCGGGCTCGAAGGTGCGTTTCGTGGCGGCCGAGCCGCAGGCCTGCCCGACCCTGACCAGGGGCGAGTATCGCTACGACTACGGCGACGTGGCCGGGCTTACGCCGCTGCTCAAGATGCACACCCTGGGGCACGGGTTTTATCCTCCGGCCATCCACGCCGGGGGGCTTCGCTACCACGGCGACGCGCCCATCGTCTGCTCGCTGGCCAAGGACGGGCTGGTGGAGGCCAAGGCCTACTACCAGAAGGAGGTCTTCGAGGCGGGCCGGATATTCCTGCAAAGCGAGGGGTTCCTTCCCGCGCCCGAGACCACCCACGCCATCGCGGCGGCCATCGAGGAGGCGCGGGACGCGCCCGAGGGCAAGGTCATCGTGCTCCTCTACTCGGGGCACGGGATGCTCGACCTGGCGGCCTACGACGCCTACCTGCGCGGCGACCTGGAGAACTACGCCTACCCCGACGCGGCGATCAAAAAGGCCCTGGAGTCCTGCCCCAAGGTGGATGGATTCTAG
- the mtnA gene encoding S-methyl-5-thioribose-1-phosphate isomerase, with translation MLNTHIRFEHDADRLMLLDQRYLPCREDWYEVRDLATTVYALQEMVIRGAPAIGVTAAYGCYFCARETLRETDGLLPWAESLRARLDTLRNARPTAVNLRWAVELLESMWAERPGIGLPALATVWLDKAKAMQREDEETNKAMGAHGANLLADGDRVMTHCNAGALATAGWGTAVGVIYSAVEQGKKITVVANETRPFLQGARLTAYELDKCGVDVTVACDNACALLMKKGLVDKVVVGADRIAANGDAANKIGTYGVALLAKAHGIPFYVAAPSSTFDLRCATGEQIPIEERTPREVTHPTGESSITPVGVKVYNFAFDVTPAELIAGIITEKGVLTPPYTESIAKVIGQKR, from the coding sequence ATGCTCAACACGCACATCCGCTTCGAACACGACGCCGATCGGCTGATGCTCCTGGACCAGCGCTACCTGCCCTGCCGCGAGGACTGGTACGAGGTGCGCGACCTTGCGACCACGGTCTACGCGCTGCAGGAGATGGTCATCCGCGGCGCGCCCGCCATCGGCGTCACGGCCGCCTACGGCTGCTATTTCTGCGCGCGCGAGACGCTGCGCGAGACCGACGGGCTGCTCCCCTGGGCGGAATCGCTCCGGGCCAGGCTCGACACCCTGCGAAACGCCCGGCCCACGGCCGTGAACCTGCGCTGGGCCGTGGAACTGCTCGAATCCATGTGGGCGGAGCGGCCGGGCATCGGCCTGCCCGCGCTGGCCACTGTCTGGCTGGACAAGGCCAAGGCCATGCAGCGCGAGGACGAGGAGACCAACAAGGCCATGGGTGCGCACGGCGCGAACCTGCTCGCCGACGGCGACCGGGTGATGACGCACTGCAACGCGGGCGCGCTGGCCACGGCGGGCTGGGGCACGGCCGTGGGCGTGATCTATTCGGCCGTGGAGCAGGGCAAGAAGATCACGGTGGTGGCCAACGAGACCAGGCCCTTTTTGCAGGGCGCGCGGCTGACCGCCTACGAGCTCGACAAGTGCGGCGTGGACGTGACCGTGGCCTGCGACAACGCCTGCGCGCTGCTGATGAAGAAAGGGCTGGTGGACAAGGTGGTGGTCGGCGCGGACCGCATCGCGGCCAACGGCGACGCGGCCAACAAGATCGGCACCTACGGCGTGGCGCTGCTGGCCAAGGCGCACGGCATCCCGTTCTACGTGGCCGCGCCCTCGTCCACCTTCGACCTGCGCTGCGCAACGGGCGAGCAGATTCCCATCGAGGAGCGCACCCCGCGCGAGGTCACGCACCCCACGGGCGAGTCGTCCATCACCCCGGTGGGCGTGAAGGTCTACAACTTCGCCTTCGACGTGACCCCGGCGGAACTGATCGCGGGCATCATCACGGAGAAGGGCGTGCTGACCCCGCCCTACACGGAGTCCATCGCCAAGGTCATCGGGCAAAAGCGGTAG
- a CDS encoding NAD(P)/FAD-dependent oxidoreductase yields the protein MNTVDIAIIGAGPGGLACAAQAIRHGLSCLVAEKGRRILQGIRDTYPKGKGVYPTTPKGTEDEFAIPQMRPQGEKEDLEEFLARIEAFVDETGIPIRLGDEFKGLAREKDGFAVTLDSGAVHARYVVLAFGSNIPVELGVYGEAKTVARNLENPEDFLGAPTLVLGGGSTAADIVAVLSRFKRANNDPTPVYWGHRRTTMRVQKDVARDMGEEILLGGNIKILHNAVPKLGEVDEDGIERLVVQTQKMHLDGGVYILQSLSFPMKNVIACIGSQGPAPVFRKLGLQMITCTEGICKIGKEGSELILLNQSLETSQKGVFAIGGAISPVYMGVFEAGAISENRHPNIIFTAVRDGVAVADEIAARCKG from the coding sequence ATGAACACTGTGGACATCGCCATCATCGGAGCCGGTCCGGGCGGACTGGCCTGCGCCGCGCAGGCAATCCGTCATGGCCTTTCCTGCCTTGTCGCTGAAAAGGGCAGGCGGATTTTGCAAGGCATCCGCGACACCTATCCCAAGGGCAAGGGGGTGTACCCCACCACGCCCAAGGGAACGGAGGACGAGTTCGCCATCCCCCAGATGCGCCCTCAGGGCGAAAAGGAAGACCTGGAGGAGTTTCTGGCGCGCATCGAGGCCTTCGTGGACGAGACGGGCATTCCCATCCGCCTGGGCGATGAGTTCAAGGGACTTGCGCGCGAGAAGGACGGCTTCGCCGTGACCCTGGACTCGGGCGCGGTGCACGCCAGGTACGTGGTCCTGGCCTTCGGCAGCAACATCCCGGTGGAGCTTGGCGTGTACGGCGAGGCCAAGACCGTGGCCCGCAACCTGGAGAACCCCGAGGATTTTCTTGGCGCGCCCACCCTGGTGCTTGGCGGCGGCAGCACCGCGGCCGACATCGTGGCCGTGCTCTCGCGCTTCAAGCGCGCCAACAACGACCCCACGCCGGTCTATTGGGGGCACCGCCGCACGACCATGCGCGTGCAAAAGGACGTGGCCCGCGACATGGGCGAGGAGATCCTGCTCGGCGGCAACATCAAGATCCTGCACAACGCCGTGCCCAAGCTCGGCGAGGTGGACGAGGACGGCATCGAACGCCTCGTGGTGCAGACCCAGAAGATGCACCTCGACGGCGGCGTCTACATCCTGCAAAGCCTGTCCTTCCCCATGAAGAACGTCATCGCCTGCATCGGCTCGCAGGGGCCCGCGCCGGTCTTCCGCAAGCTCGGGCTGCAGATGATCACCTGCACCGAGGGCATCTGCAAGATCGGCAAGGAGGGCTCGGAACTGATCCTTCTGAACCAGTCGCTGGAGACGAGCCAAAAGGGCGTCTTCGCCATCGGCGGAGCCATCAGCCCCGTCTACATGGGCGTCTTCGAGGCCGGAGCCATCAGCGAGAACCGCCATCCGAACATCATCTTCACCGCGGTGCGCGACGGCGTGGCCGTGGCCGACGAAATCGCCGCCCGATGCAAGGGCTAA